A region of the Cryptococcus neoformans var. neoformans B-3501A chromosome 6, whole genome shotgun sequence genome:
TGGAGAGGGGAAGATTACCGGGGACGAAGGGAGCAGCTCCAGGTTCGGGTTGTTGGTTCTTGAAATAAACTTGGTTGTCAAGGAAGGGTTGGATGAGTGATTGAGCGGCACCCGCAGCACGACAAGCTTCTCGTTCGTAAGAGCCAACAGGGTCAAATGAATAGACAGCTCCGGATCCTTGCAAAAGGTCAGATGCGCCTTCGCTACAATGCTCGGCAATCACTCaccgtcttcttcgataCCACCCAAAATGTTGTATACATAGTAAGGGAAGAATCGTTTTCCGTAAAGCATGGTTTGGATCATCCTAGCGATAGATTTGAGGCCCATAGCTTTGTTATGGGCGTGCTCATACCACTGCAATACACATCAATAAACATCCGCTATCCGCTTCACAAGCCACATCTCATGGACCCACTTCTAATCTTTGCTTTACCCTCTTAACGAAATTGTTTCCGTCCGCCGCGAAACCGTTGGTAGCCAAGACCACTTTATCGGTTCTGTTGAGATTGGTAAAGTCAGTTCGGACATCTACTGACGTTACCAAAGGCAGCAACTCACAATTGCCAAACTTTTCGAGCATATCGGGTTTGAATGCTATATCCTTCTGACTGTCTGGTGTCTCCTGCTATGATGCTAAAGTCCTTGCCGGCAATAGCAAGGATGGAGCCACCGTTGTCACTGTAAGGGTTGAATCCATGGCTACGAATGTTACATTAGTTTGCAAATCGCTCCATTTTCACAGAAGACCTCACTGTTGGACGGGTCCAGCTGCATGATCTTGGTAAGATGGTGGCGGAGGAGCGTAGAGGGCCATCGTTGGATAATTCTGTATCATATAGAGACATGCACTATACACACCTCTTGAACCATCTTCGAGCGACGAGCAAGCATCCACCAACGCGTCACCGTGGAACGGAACCAAATTCGGCAATTGGTCCAATGTGGCATTTATTCTGTGTTATGTAATCGACAATGAAACCTCCAGGCACGCTGCCCcgttccttctcctttggtTTGAAGTTGCTGGtccattttctttttgtttttgtaACAattgtttcttttttgtctttttgtcttctcttcaagctGTCAATCCGCACCGGCCCATGCACAGCTATCGCCCTTTTAGACGCCGACAGATGACAAGAACAAACGGTTAAGAAGGTGCTGAAACATGCGCAAGTGAAAATAGTCATGTCGATCAACCACTTTTGCCGATGGACGATGGGCTCATTCATGGGACACCTCGCAACCACGTATATGGTATTCTTTGGATCCATGAATCATGTTTGCCACTAACATCCTGACTTTACGATACCAGCTTACTTCGTTTACTCTTTTCCTCACTAGTCATATAGCCTGAACCTTTCCACCAACTCTCGACGCTTACAAGCCGTCATCTCATTCATGTCTTACCCACAAGCTCCTTCCAAATTTGTCAATCCTGACGAGATTATTCCTTTATCTCCACCCACCAAACCGCCCTTCGCACAATATGCTGcgtctcctcttccagcgACGCCTCATACCCCCTactctccaccatcacccTCTCGACTGTCAGAGACCATCCCTCTGCGACCATATCTCTCATTATTACCACGAATTCTGcttaccttcttctcgccatGTCTTCTACCTATGATTCTCACCATAGCTCATCTCATACAAAACCGTTCTTCTACAGCTTCCCTGGCCACTTCTCTCAAGTCTTCGGTTCTCTCTGCATGCTCAGGTCTTGCCAAGGGAGCAGCATCTATCAAAACCCTGCCGAGGTATTTGGCCATGCAGACAAACCAAGAGGCCATAAGGGCGACACAAGCGAGTATTTTAGCTATTGGGACCATGTTGATGGATGCAATCACCATAATTGAGGTTGTTGTCAACTTTATAGTAGATACATATAGGAGCCTGTTGCTGTGCACTATTGAGCTGGCTGTAAGAGGAACTTTGGAGATTCTGATATCTGCTGTGCAAACTGTGAGTAAAAAGCTACCGGGTGTAAATTTAGCTAACGCGTTCTTAGATTTCTGATGCGGTCACGGACACTTTGAATTCAGTTCGTAGTAATATACAAGATGATATCGGTGACGCCAACGATATTATCCAGACTGCTGTAAGCGCGATCAATGTACGTTTCGTCCCCATCATACCTGAAGATGTAGCTCATCGTATATGCAGAGAGTTACAACACTTGTTAATTTAAACATTTCTGTACCCGAGTTCTCCATCCCCGCACTATCATTCTTGCAGAATGTCACCATTCCTACCACATTTGAGGATGGTCTTATCACcctcaactcttcccttcccacgcTGACCgatctgaagaagaaaatggaCGAAATTATTGATACCCCTTTTGAGGCTCTCATCAGCGAGATTAATTCGACTCGTCTCGAGATGGCGGCTAGTTTCAACTCATCCATTCTTTCTGTTCCTTCGctgtcttctctttccgCCAACAGTGCCAAAGATCTTTCCAACGATCTTTGCTCTGATCTTGATACTTCTCTGATTGACGATACAGCCAAGGCGTTACACAAGCTTTCCAGCATTGCGATCGGCTTGATGTTCCTGTTGCTTTTCCTTATTTGGGCTGCTTTGGCAGTATGGGAATGGCGTAAATGGAAGCTTATGAAGGATACAGTCGATGCCGTTAATGAAGAGTGGGatagagatggaaagagcgATGCATGGAGAATGGTAGCGATCGTTGAGCATCCAGTGCTGGAAAGATATTCCGGGACTTTCTTGGGGAAGATTGCAAAGATGCCGCGCACGAGAACAAATCTACGATGGTTTTGTAAGTGTGGCAATTTTGCCGGCGACCTTTTGATTGACAGTACATAGTATCCTATCTTGCGCATCCGACGTGTCTTGCGCTCCTCTTCATATCACTGTTCGGTTTCCTCTCCATACAATTCCAGCTCGTCGCTCTCAATGCACTCAAGGCACATGCCCAGTCTAGCGCCAATTCTACTGTCACCGCTTCCACCAACTCACTTGTCACCAAGTTGAACGCTGCGGCCTTGAACAGTAGCCAAGAATATGCCGATTCGTATAACGAGGCTATTGCAGGATATCAAGACAGAATCAACAATGAGCTGTTCGGAAGCTGGGTGAACACTACAGCAATTACTCTCAATTCCACACTTGTAGAGTTTTATGACGAAGTTGAGAAGGGTGAAGCAAATCTCTGCATTTTTTCTTGAGAAGATAATACTAACATATTATCAGCACTCAATGCTTCATTCGGGGGCACCATCCTCTACAACCCGATCAATACCTTCATGTACTGTATCCTCGGCTCCAAGATCACCAATCTTGAAAAGGGTCTCACTTGGATATCCGAGCACGCCTTTGTCGACCTTCCTACCTTTCCGTCCgatatccttcttctctccaatgACTCAATGAATGAGATCGCAACTCCTATCGCAGCAGCAGCCGTCGGGtctggagatggtggggatgatgatgatggtgtAGTTGGAACTTTGATCTCTCATTTTGAGAGTGCGCTCAAGGTGGAAAGGACTTTCTACGGTATCATGTTAGGCGTCTGGCTGGCACTGTTCCTGATTGGCCTTGCTGTGGTGATTTGGAAcagtggtggaagagaaaattTTATGGCTTTGCGAGGCgtaccatcctcttcaagtCCACCTGGTTACGGTCCTCCCGAGTCCAAACACCCAAGATGGAAAGCATGGTTAACCAACAACCATCCCATATACGATTCCTACGCAGAGAAGCAATTCCGTGGTACAACACCAACCAACTGCTTAGAAAGTTACACTCATGCTGACGTTCCCAACGTGAACAACGGAAACGATGACCATGAGaagagcttcttcaaaatgAGAGATTCACATGCTGCAGGGCCATTTGGATCTCACGCAACCTCTGCTGTTCGTTCCACTATTGCCTCATTAGCTGCGCCTGGGCAGAGCTTCCTCAAACTGTCAGGACGCAAGCTAACTGATACCACGACACCATACGATGATAAGGTACCACTTGCACCAGTTCAAACTTCTGAGAAGTACTCCCGAGATCATGCCAATTCACCATTCCCTCGACCTTCCTCAGAGTCATCCGAGTCGAGCGCAGCTCAGCCGTTTTGGGTTGACAAGTTCTATGGTGCATTCGAGGGTGTAAAGTCTTTCTTCCCTACAAGAAGTCAACGGCTTGGAGCCGCGTTGGCGAGGAAAGCTAGTCAAAGAACCGAAGGAAGTTTCGGTGCGAGCCAAGTGCCGACGGCCCGGACGCCAGGGCACGATTGGATTGGGGGACATCAATGTCCGCCTGAGAAAAAGGCTGAACCAGAATGGTCGATGGTCGATCCACGAATGCTGGGTCGCGCTTTAGAAGATGATAAAGGGAGATACCCAAGAGTCCTCCCACCTAGCGAAATGGCAGCTGCCAATTATAATCCCCATCCTGTCTACCCACGACCAATGTCTCGAGCTCCGACTCTCGGAGAGGGTATGGTCATCCCTTCAACCACAAGTCACCCGGACCCTTTCCAAGACATGCCACCGCTTCCCCCCAAACATAAGCGTGCTTCTATGGATTATGTTGAAGAGTACGAGTCCTCCCATTCCCGCTCTTCCCGTGAGGATAGCAGGCACGGCGGAGTGACCTCtcctgcctcttcttccgtaTCGTATTTTGCGGCTGAACCACAGTTGGTGAGTGCCTCCAAGGTACAAGTGGGAGTAGCACAAAAGGGGGGGCAGGCTACAAGGGCGTTGGCTGAAATTGTGAAGGAATTACaggagaaaagggagagaaaagaTCCCTTTGGGGATGATTATGAACGAGGGCTGTGAGCGTTGAAGATGGGGCATCGATGACTTGACGAATTGTCTTGTTTTACATTTGGTGAAGTCTACCGGTAATTTAAATTTGTACATGTAATAAGGTGTAGAATTAAAGAAGATTACACAAGTGCAACTTGCAAGTAATACACTCCTGCTACTACTATACATCCACATCAATGTCTGAAAGACTTTAGACCCAGACCTATAAGCCATATGTTCTGCATTATCCGACAGGACGCTCCAGATATCAGAACATCACCGGCGACCATTGCCGATCAATATTGCAGTTTAACAAGTTCCCTTCATACAAACAGGAAGACGAAACAACATCTGTTACTATCTGACGTCATCTCGAATGGTTATCGATGGGGGGAACTTGATAGGCTGGTGTTGCTGACCTGCCCTTCTCGtttctcttccccatctcctcctgcaTTCTGCACCCTGTCCAAAATGATCGCAGCAAGCGGAGGGTGATAATAAGCCACTATAAGAGAAAGCTACGTTCACGTGACTGGAATTCGCGCTAGCAGAACCTTGTTGATTGAGGCTGTCGAGCGGACCCATTGCCGCGCGGGAAGCCGCCGACTGAACTACGTGATCCACTTGCTAATAGAGGAGGCCTCTTTTTGAATGCGCATATGATTACTGGTAAGTGCACAGTGCCTGCCAGGCTCATGCCGACGGTATGACTTCTTCCCCGGATGTGACCCATATGGCCATCTCGTGCCCCGCAAGTGCCCCGTACATACCCCACAGCGGCCCCAAAACCGCTTCCTTATCACTGCGCGACACTCAATTTCCAGTTCCAGGTATAAGTGGTGCCTGACATGTCCTTCCGCCCACCGCTGACCCTGAAGTAACGTAATTAAGCCATTAGATCGATTCGTAAACCTTCGTGCGGCAACGGCATACGGCCGGTCGTTATTAGGCCACCATCcaagcgaggaagaggggaaatTGGAGATCAGTAATGTGGCCACGTGTTCCTAGATGCCAATACTTGCGGGTCTATAGAATTATGCCGAGCCATAAGGCACCTGTCTACTGCTCTTTCCGTAAGTGGGGGAAATCACAAAGCTTACCAGGAAGATCCCAACACATGTGGGGGAGTGGTATATAAGCAACGTTAGAAGCCCGCGGTACACCCTCCTCGCTTCAACTAAACTGAGTCGAGGAACACAATCAAGATGTTcttcaagaagaaagcaGCCAACCTTACCGCTGTCGACTATACTGACCTGTCAAAGTCAGAGTTgtactttgccttttccctGGTCTCCTCCTTGGTAGGTCGTCCTGACTCAAAGACTGCACAACGAAACTTATCCTGAGCACAGTTCTTCCTTTGGGGTCTTTCTTACGGTCTGCTAGATGTCCTCAATAAGCACTTCCTCACAATCTGTAAGTTGGTTATCGATCCGTTCCCGAGCATGAATATCATTAAGCTAACCCATTTGGTTAGTTGGCCTTACCAAGACCCAATCAACCTTGTTGCAGTTTGCCTACTTCATTTCATATCTACTTGTAGCTCCTCCTATGGGTATCTTCATGCGCAAATACGGTTACAAGAAGGTTCGTGTTACCCAGCGTTTTTTCAGCTTCCACTCACAGGTGACTAGGGTATCCACATTGGTCTCGGCCTCTTTTCCATTGGAGCGGTCCTCTTTTGGCCCTCGGCAAAGTATGAAAAGTACGGCATGTTCATTGCCTTTACTTTTGTTGCTGCTAGCGGCCTTGCAACGCTCGAAACGGCCGCCAACTCCTACATTACCGTCCTCGGCCCTCCTGCTCAATCTGCCATGAGGCTGACCTTTGCTCAAGGATTCAATGGTATCGCCACTGTAGTCGGTCCCATTATTGCCTCCcataccttcttcaacggAGCCAACCAATATAGTTTGGACACTGTGCAATACGTGTACCTCGCTCTGGCTTGTTTTGCATTTTTGCTCAACATCTTGGTGGGCTTTACAACACTCCCTGAAGTTAAGCAGACAGTCACCACGGAACAGCAAGACAAGATCGCTGGTCAGAGCTTTTGGAAGCAATACCATACTCTCTTTGGAGCTCGTGAGTTTGGCTTTCTGGAGTTCTCAAAAATGATTTAGCTTACCCCAGAATAGTTTCTCAGTTTTTCTACACCGGTGCCCAAGTCGCTGTGGCCTCCTTCACCATATTCTACATCACCGAGCAGCCCGGAATCTCCCCTGCCTACTCTTCCGCAACCGCTTCGAACCTTTTCTCGGGATGTCAAGCCCTCTTCACTTTTGGTCGATTCCTCGGTGTTGTATACTTGCGATGGATTGACCCCTCATTCGCCTTGTTTATAAAC
Encoded here:
- a CDS encoding hypothetical protein (HMMPfam hit to Proteasome, Proteasome A-type and B-type, score: 126.0, E(): 8.6e-35) codes for the protein MALYAPPPPSYQDHAAGPVQHHGFNPYSDNGGSILAIAGKDFSIIAGDTRQSEGYSIQTRYARKVWQLTDKVVLATNGFAADGNNFVKRVKQRLEWYEHAHNKAMGLKSIARMIQTMLYGKRFFPYYVYNILGGIEEDGSGAVYSFDPVGSYEREACRAAGAAQSLIQPFLDNQVYFKNQQPEPGAAPFVPGNLPLSTVLSLVVDSFTSATERHIEVGDGMEIYVVMAKGRSTDDLLGEGNLVPGMEVEELPSLGESGSERAFLVRMPLKRD